One part of the Lapillicoccus jejuensis genome encodes these proteins:
- a CDS encoding toprim domain-containing protein — MDVFRDRLVLPIQAAIPRHLQHLGSSQPQVVGFVGRRHPEHDRLESGTDGAIKAGPKYLNTGETVLFAKGDQLYGLAEHADRLAGGATPVIVEGPIDALAVTLASPGSSGQQGHVGLAQLGTALTDTQTDSLLPYLQTNAHQNGTTPVVATDADRAGQAAAAKDYWILTARGADPTHLNLPAGHDPASLLRAEGTAALADRLTHSTRPLAGILIEERLNTLPPAEALPQAAAVIAASHPTTWRRRATVVADRLHMPVTVAVTELVTHAGRWDSDRHQALQTQLQHTRDLATRPAEPRELPATHLWHHWHGRSTPPSSATRRGPNWPNRAPTPPPPATTSRPYSKRFVPQSPSKPKVSAGTGAPGSSPTSTPPRPHTSPHSKPTPRGLKAQAAVRSRTSLAGHGRRRRARPQRHGTSPPTDSDDLFTRCLSDERCN, encoded by the coding sequence ATCGACGTCTTTCGCGACCGCCTCGTCCTGCCCATCCAGGCCGCCATCCCACGCCACCTCCAACACCTAGGCTCCTCGCAGCCGCAGGTCGTCGGGTTCGTCGGCCGGCGCCACCCCGAGCACGACCGGCTCGAGTCGGGCACCGACGGCGCGATCAAGGCCGGACCGAAGTACCTCAACACCGGCGAGACCGTCCTGTTCGCCAAGGGCGACCAGCTCTACGGCCTCGCCGAGCACGCCGATCGCCTGGCCGGCGGCGCCACGCCGGTCATCGTCGAAGGACCCATCGACGCCCTCGCTGTCACCCTGGCCAGCCCCGGCAGCTCCGGCCAACAGGGACACGTGGGTCTGGCGCAGCTCGGAACCGCGCTGACCGACACCCAGACCGACTCGCTGCTGCCCTACCTACAGACCAACGCCCACCAGAACGGCACGACACCGGTCGTAGCTACCGACGCGGACCGCGCCGGCCAGGCCGCAGCCGCCAAGGACTACTGGATCCTCACCGCCCGCGGCGCCGACCCAACCCACCTCAACCTTCCCGCCGGTCACGACCCCGCCAGCCTCCTGCGCGCCGAAGGCACAGCTGCTCTCGCCGACCGGCTCACACACTCGACCCGGCCTCTGGCGGGAATCCTCATCGAGGAACGACTCAACACTCTCCCCCCGGCCGAGGCGCTGCCGCAGGCGGCTGCTGTCATCGCCGCCAGCCACCCCACCACTTGGCGCCGCCGCGCCACCGTCGTTGCGGACCGGCTCCACATGCCCGTCACCGTCGCCGTTACAGAGCTCGTCACCCACGCAGGCCGCTGGGACAGCGACCGGCACCAGGCCCTCCAGACGCAGCTGCAGCACACGCGGGACCTCGCCACGCGCCCGGCTGAACCGAGGGAGCTGCCGGCGACGCACCTGTGGCACCACTGGCACGGCAGGTCGACCCCGCCCTCGTCCGCAACGCGGCGTGGCCCCAACTGGCCCAACCGTGCGCCGACGCCGCCTCCGCCGGCTACGACATCCCGACCTTACTCCAAGAGGTTCGTGCCCCAGAGCCCCTCGAAACCCAAAGTCTCAGCCGGGACCGGCGCACCCGGCTCGTCGCCGACGTCGACCCCGCCCCGGCCGCATACCTCCCCGCACTCCAAACCCACCCCCAGAGGCCTCAAAGCCCAGGCCGCGGTCCGCTCACGAACCAGCCTCGCCGGGCACGGCCGCCGTCGCCGAGCTCGGCCTCAACGGCACGGGACATCACCCCCGACCGATAGCGATGACTTATTCACGAGGTGTCTGTCCGACGAACGGTGTAACTGA
- a CDS encoding sodium:calcium antiporter, which produces MQTLGLPVLLIIFGGAAAAIWAAGVQLSRYTDVLSQRLHLGSALGGLILLAIATNLPEIAIVATASISGHVGVAVGNILGGIAIQTVVLVILDAVGVRGARPLTYRAASLVLVLEALLVVAVLGVVIASTQLPQDLVRWRLAPGSLLIAVLWIVGLVLLSRASRALPWHEQGEPPDGQRHPRGHRRTQTEQQASQSGVSTTRAALIFTTAAVVTLVAGVVLERSGDAVATQVHLSGVLFGATVLAAATSLPEVSTGLTSVKAEDFQLAVSDIFGGNAFLPVLFVLATLLSGQSVLPHARDTDIYLTAMAVVLTLIYAAGLLFRPHRRIARMGIDSLVVLVLYLVGLAGLFAIAGSTS; this is translated from the coding sequence ATGCAGACCCTGGGGCTCCCCGTCCTGCTCATCATCTTTGGCGGGGCGGCGGCCGCCATCTGGGCGGCAGGAGTGCAGCTCTCGCGGTACACCGATGTGCTGTCCCAGCGCCTTCACCTTGGCTCGGCGCTTGGTGGTCTCATCCTGCTCGCGATTGCGACGAACCTGCCGGAGATCGCCATTGTGGCTACTGCGTCGATCAGTGGCCATGTGGGGGTCGCGGTGGGCAATATCCTGGGGGGTATCGCCATCCAGACGGTCGTCCTGGTCATTCTCGACGCGGTCGGCGTGCGTGGCGCGCGCCCGTTGACCTACCGCGCCGCGTCCCTGGTGCTCGTTCTCGAGGCATTGCTCGTCGTGGCGGTGCTCGGGGTCGTCATCGCTTCGACGCAGCTACCCCAGGACCTCGTGCGCTGGCGGCTTGCCCCGGGCTCCCTCCTTATCGCGGTGTTGTGGATCGTCGGGCTTGTCCTGCTGAGCCGCGCCAGCCGTGCGCTGCCCTGGCACGAGCAGGGCGAACCTCCGGACGGGCAGCGGCACCCGCGAGGGCACCGCCGAACGCAGACCGAGCAGCAGGCCAGTCAAAGCGGGGTGTCCACGACCCGCGCTGCACTGATCTTCACCACTGCTGCGGTGGTCACTCTCGTCGCGGGCGTGGTCTTGGAGCGCAGTGGGGACGCGGTCGCGACCCAGGTCCACCTGTCCGGGGTGCTGTTCGGCGCCACGGTCCTCGCCGCGGCGACCTCGTTGCCCGAGGTGTCAACTGGCCTGACCTCGGTGAAGGCCGAGGACTTCCAGCTCGCCGTCAGCGACATCTTCGGCGGTAATGCCTTTTTGCCGGTGCTGTTCGTCCTCGCGACGCTCCTGTCCGGGCAAAGCGTCCTGCCGCACGCTCGCGATACCGACATCTACCTCACGGCAATGGCCGTCGTGCTCACTCTTATCTACGCCGCCGGTCTGCTGTTCCGGCCGCACCGTCGGATAGCGAGGATGGGGATCGACTCCCTCGTCGTCCTGGTGCTGTACCTGGTCGGGCTTGCTGGCCTCTTCGCGATCGCCGGCTCGACCAGCTGA
- a CDS encoding MarR family winged helix-turn-helix transcriptional regulator, whose amino-acid sequence MIEPVHAPGLIEGGVKAPRAPEAEDEAEAAPSMTSASARAAPKGPFGSFHRMDVRLSRYQLAVALNLGCPLTEVHVLMLLATQGPLTVGRVADATCMGSSVITGIADRLEKKGYVTRARHDHDRRKTLVVLDGPRAGAVVDCLSLLDQATCSLSAHEAAHLADAIDQWIELLDRCSAHLTQLTPLADRPRRTR is encoded by the coding sequence GTGATCGAACCCGTTCATGCGCCTGGACTCATCGAGGGTGGCGTCAAGGCGCCGCGGGCGCCGGAGGCTGAGGATGAGGCTGAGGCGGCACCGTCGATGACGAGCGCATCCGCGAGGGCCGCACCGAAGGGTCCCTTCGGATCCTTCCATCGCATGGACGTGCGCCTGAGCAGGTACCAGCTCGCGGTGGCCCTTAACTTAGGTTGTCCGCTGACCGAGGTGCACGTGCTGATGCTCCTGGCAACGCAGGGGCCGTTGACTGTTGGGCGGGTCGCGGACGCGACATGCATGGGGTCGAGCGTCATCACCGGCATCGCAGATCGCCTGGAGAAGAAGGGTTATGTCACGCGGGCCCGTCACGACCACGACCGCAGAAAAACCTTGGTCGTTCTCGACGGCCCTCGCGCCGGCGCAGTCGTCGACTGTTTGTCCTTGCTGGACCAGGCCACGTGCAGCCTCTCGGCCCACGAAGCAGCCCATCTTGCGGACGCTATCGACCAGTGGATCGAACTTCTGGATCGTTGCAGCGCTCACCTCACACAGCTCACGCCCCTAGCCGACCGTCCGCGACGTACCCGGTGA
- a CDS encoding O-methyltransferase gives MSRPPLSDLVGGLTQRDRTDPYRWIHDATDQHRAQHGCWAYPYQDGSILGALRDALRPIRVLELGTALGYTACWWAAGGARVDTLEADPVHVQLARDMIAQAAPWGVVTVRQGEFADLMPELDSTYDLAFFDGYAPPPDLLPTIATRLAPDGTLVATNLDLFGGGFRADLSINPAWHAAFVEDLAVARRR, from the coding sequence ATGAGCCGGCCGCCGCTCAGCGACCTTGTCGGCGGCCTCACCCAGCGGGACCGCACCGACCCCTACCGGTGGATCCACGACGCCACCGATCAACACCGTGCACAGCACGGATGCTGGGCCTACCCCTACCAGGATGGCAGCATCCTCGGTGCTCTCAGGGACGCTCTGCGCCCCATCCGCGTGCTCGAACTGGGCACCGCCCTCGGCTACACCGCCTGCTGGTGGGCTGCTGGTGGAGCGCGGGTCGACACCCTCGAAGCCGACCCGGTGCATGTCCAGCTGGCCCGCGACATGATCGCGCAGGCCGCTCCATGGGGAGTGGTCACGGTGCGCCAAGGGGAGTTCGCTGACCTGATGCCCGAGCTGGATTCGACATACGACCTCGCGTTCTTCGACGGCTACGCGCCGCCGCCCGACCTGCTCCCCACGATCGCAACCCGACTGGCCCCCGACGGCACACTGGTGGCCACCAACCTCGACCTCTTCGGCGGCGGGTTCCGTGCCGACCTGTCGATCAATCCGGCATGGCACGCCGCGTTCGTCGAGGATCTGGCCGTGGCCCGCCGCCGCTGA
- a CDS encoding alpha/beta hydrolase: MIGSWSWTRVAAGAFHGAVTPTQPSHRGRYRVEAVSFPSGDTTLRGNLYVPLDIEAPTPAVPVLGPYCYVKEQAPVQYATRLASQGLVALAFDAATHGASDGLPRRHEVPLAKVADARAALDFLQSRPEVDAARLAVLGVCEGASEMLRLAVDDPRVTAIAAISGHYRDADNDIDLAGGETLANGHISRSEVRDHLQIRHARGAQALARYERTGEVDYGPIVDPERTDVALPWRMIWDWYHGWADRGLWENRYALMSDVPYLEFESMSAAADLQTPLLMVHADLSDGPDSARRHFAAVPGIDKHLVWQGGTTHFQYYDDPVVIDSAAALAAAWFQQHQ; this comes from the coding sequence GTGATCGGCAGCTGGTCTTGGACTAGGGTCGCCGCGGGGGCGTTCCATGGTGCGGTGACTCCGACACAACCAAGCCATCGCGGGCGGTACCGCGTCGAGGCCGTCAGCTTTCCCAGCGGCGATACGACGTTGCGCGGCAATCTCTACGTACCGTTAGACATTGAGGCACCGACCCCGGCGGTCCCCGTCCTCGGTCCGTACTGCTACGTCAAGGAGCAGGCGCCGGTGCAGTACGCCACCCGGCTGGCCTCCCAGGGGCTGGTGGCCCTGGCCTTCGATGCGGCCACCCACGGCGCCAGCGACGGGCTGCCGCGCCGGCACGAGGTGCCGCTGGCCAAGGTCGCGGACGCCCGTGCTGCGTTGGACTTCCTGCAGTCCCGGCCCGAGGTCGATGCGGCCCGTCTGGCCGTGCTCGGGGTCTGCGAAGGAGCGTCGGAGATGCTGCGGCTGGCGGTGGACGACCCACGAGTCACGGCCATCGCGGCCATCAGCGGCCATTACCGTGACGCCGACAACGACATCGACCTGGCCGGCGGCGAGACCCTCGCGAACGGGCACATCAGCCGCAGCGAGGTCCGCGACCACCTGCAGATTCGGCACGCACGCGGCGCGCAGGCCCTGGCCCGGTACGAGCGCACCGGTGAGGTCGACTACGGGCCGATCGTCGACCCCGAGCGCACGGACGTGGCCCTGCCATGGCGAATGATCTGGGACTGGTACCACGGGTGGGCCGACCGCGGCCTGTGGGAGAACCGATACGCCTTGATGAGTGACGTGCCGTACCTCGAGTTCGAGTCGATGTCCGCCGCCGCAGACCTGCAGACACCGCTGCTGATGGTGCACGCCGACCTCAGCGATGGCCCCGACTCCGCCCGACGCCACTTCGCCGCCGTGCCAGGCATCGACAAGCACCTGGTCTGGCAGGGAGGCACCACGCACTTCCAGTACTACGACGACCCGGTCGTCATCGACAGCGCCGCCGCCTTGGCCGCGGCCTGGTTCCAACAACATCAGTGA
- a CDS encoding LysR family transcriptional regulator, translating to MEISPHRLRVFLAVADTLHFGRAAQRLRISQPSVSQQVSRLERDLGCVLFHRRPGRVELTAAGRDLVKSAGPALRGLDEAVSKFRVRHHGPRRLRVGLLSSLTDRLAPLLVASWKADVAGVELAEGSLSLLAQRLHGGELDVVFCYSPADPTSLDGLQVDVLDTRPVLVALRDDDELAAHAQLPWAALAARTWVMPSASRQYREDMIDRFRVRGLAVSVVAEATTLSGQLALVEAGIGLTFASPWSRVGPGLTTRPTDAPADELVLVAVRRPGTAAIPDGMLETLRLQVAEARADSQS from the coding sequence GTGGAGATCAGTCCTCATCGCCTGCGGGTGTTCCTGGCGGTTGCCGACACCTTGCATTTCGGTCGTGCGGCGCAGCGGCTGCGGATCTCGCAGCCGTCGGTCAGTCAGCAGGTGTCGCGGCTGGAACGAGACCTGGGGTGCGTGCTGTTCCACCGTCGCCCTGGCCGGGTGGAGCTCACCGCGGCGGGGCGGGACCTGGTGAAGTCGGCGGGCCCTGCGCTGCGTGGCCTGGACGAGGCCGTCTCGAAATTCCGCGTTCGGCACCACGGCCCGCGGCGCCTGCGGGTCGGGCTGTTGTCCTCGCTCACCGACCGGCTCGCGCCGCTACTCGTCGCGTCCTGGAAGGCCGACGTCGCCGGCGTCGAGCTCGCTGAGGGGTCTCTCTCCCTCTTGGCGCAGCGGTTGCACGGCGGTGAGCTCGACGTGGTGTTCTGCTATAGCCCGGCGGATCCGACGTCGCTCGACGGTCTCCAGGTCGACGTGCTGGACACTCGTCCTGTCCTTGTGGCCCTGCGCGACGACGACGAGCTCGCCGCCCACGCGCAGCTGCCGTGGGCCGCGCTGGCCGCCCGTACCTGGGTGATGCCGTCGGCGTCACGGCAGTACCGCGAGGACATGATCGACCGGTTCCGGGTCCGCGGCCTGGCGGTGAGCGTCGTCGCCGAAGCGACGACGCTGTCCGGGCAGCTCGCGCTGGTCGAGGCGGGGATCGGGCTGACGTTCGCCTCGCCGTGGTCGCGGGTCGGCCCCGGCTTGACGACGCGGCCGACTGACGCGCCCGCCGACGAGCTTGTCCTGGTCGCCGTCCGCCGACCTGGGACGGCCGCCATTCCCGACGGGATGCTCGAAACACTGCGCCTCCAGGTCGCCGAGGCCCGCGCCGATAGCCAATCGTGA
- a CDS encoding ANTAR domain-containing response regulator, protein MESLSTPAQGVDPGSTVASGSTGLPHPAEPPLKSRAELENENAGLKIALTTNRQIGAAVGILMVQRGLCYDEAFAELRQASQRTNRPLRELAEELVSTGVLDDRRGAGRSWGPAGPPAP, encoded by the coding sequence GTGGAATCGTTGAGCACGCCGGCACAAGGGGTAGACCCGGGATCTACGGTCGCCTCCGGGTCGACCGGTCTGCCCCACCCAGCCGAACCCCCGCTCAAGAGCCGCGCAGAGCTGGAAAACGAGAACGCTGGGCTGAAGATCGCGCTGACGACCAACCGTCAGATCGGGGCGGCGGTAGGGATCCTCATGGTGCAGCGTGGCCTGTGTTACGACGAGGCGTTCGCCGAACTACGGCAGGCGAGCCAGCGCACCAACCGGCCTCTACGCGAACTGGCTGAGGAGCTGGTCTCCACGGGAGTGCTGGACGACCGTCGTGGAGCCGGTCGCTCCTGGGGTCCGGCGGGGCCACCTGCGCCGTGA
- a CDS encoding beta-carotene 15,15'-dioxygenase, Brp/Blh family, whose amino-acid sequence MSVGAVAATVVIAAAAPHGVAAVAPEILVVGFLLGLPHGAVDHLVPFWTATPGKLGNNPPADAATATVTASVPLDRRDGRRSGGSPPWRTLLRRTLLPRTWSCWMPHVLLGLLLAGYLAVAVTTWWGLREVGSLLLPILLVLSVLHFGLGDVMAGAAADGAGPRGRHGRCSGWRRRFATAAALVVVMCDVVSHGAFVVTGPLLFWPVQADPALTTIAPHLTPPRPSTREAFFIAALCATAVSTLIAARRRRWLAALEAPLLGALFAVAPPMVAFGVYFGAWHGLRHTARMIAVDPANGRDLAAGRLVQPIIRFVRQATLPSLVALTMIVIVYVIAYQHQGLVGPVVAGLLALTVPHLIIVAWMDIRTIRGRSRRLGRRDRRDRRDRVT is encoded by the coding sequence GTGTCGGTCGGGGCCGTCGCCGCGACCGTGGTGATCGCGGCGGCGGCTCCTCATGGCGTCGCGGCGGTGGCCCCGGAGATCCTCGTGGTGGGGTTCTTGCTTGGTCTGCCGCACGGCGCGGTCGACCACCTCGTACCGTTCTGGACGGCCACACCTGGCAAGCTGGGGAATAACCCGCCCGCCGACGCAGCCACGGCCACCGTCACAGCGAGCGTCCCGCTCGATCGGCGCGACGGCCGGCGATCTGGTGGCTCGCCGCCGTGGCGGACTCTGTTGCGACGGACTCTGTTGCCACGGACGTGGTCGTGTTGGATGCCCCATGTCTTGCTCGGACTTCTGCTGGCCGGGTACCTCGCTGTAGCGGTCACCACATGGTGGGGCCTGCGGGAAGTCGGTTCTCTGCTCCTGCCTATTCTTTTGGTCCTTTCGGTCCTGCACTTTGGCCTTGGCGACGTGATGGCTGGGGCTGCTGCAGATGGGGCTGGCCCTAGAGGTCGGCACGGGCGGTGTAGCGGGTGGCGGCGCAGGTTTGCCACTGCCGCGGCCTTGGTCGTCGTGATGTGCGACGTGGTCTCGCACGGAGCGTTCGTCGTCACCGGGCCCCTGCTTTTCTGGCCGGTTCAGGCAGACCCTGCGTTGACGACAATCGCGCCGCACCTCACGCCGCCCCGCCCGTCAACACGTGAGGCGTTCTTCATCGCAGCGCTGTGTGCCACGGCCGTTTCGACGCTCATCGCGGCTCGCCGCCGCCGCTGGCTTGCCGCCCTCGAGGCGCCGCTCCTGGGTGCACTGTTTGCCGTCGCGCCGCCCATGGTGGCATTCGGGGTGTACTTCGGCGCCTGGCACGGCCTACGACACACCGCCCGCATGATCGCGGTAGATCCCGCCAACGGCCGTGACCTGGCTGCAGGACGACTAGTCCAGCCCATCATCCGGTTTGTGCGACAGGCCACTCTTCCCAGCCTGGTCGCGCTTACCATGATCGTCATCGTGTACGTCATCGCCTACCAGCACCAGGGGCTGGTTGGTCCCGTGGTGGCGGGCCTTCTCGCCCTGACCGTGCCGCACCTGATCATCGTGGCCTGGATGGATATCCGCACCATCCGCGGCCGCTCCCGCCGTCTTGGCCGTCGGGACCGTCGGGACCGTCGGGATCGCGTGACGTGA
- a CDS encoding bacteriorhodopsin gives MFYSLVVAGLALFAQFVKTWVSAGEVSSRYRPALYASMCICGVAFLSYVFLALKFDSGYQLSGGQYVPTAESVNSYLPRYMDWSVTVPLLMVEALAVSTLTGGRARQTRLVAMSAAFLMIFTGYLGAGVIGNGTSSSAMLLWGIISTVFFALLYVVLLGVLRASHEGMSPVAYLGYRNAVFLLLLVWVWYPIAYGIHNWTSGGTATTIIQVGFCAADIAAKAGFGAMIHKVAKVRTADDMNTGEGAHPEDIWVSSVKLAAGAQPVLVTAASMSAERVVEAATDTPHPTADSLPPRRGKQPRT, from the coding sequence GTGTTCTACTCGCTGGTCGTCGCCGGTCTCGCCCTGTTCGCCCAGTTTGTGAAGACGTGGGTCTCGGCCGGCGAGGTGTCCTCGCGGTACCGGCCTGCCCTGTATGCCTCGATGTGCATCTGCGGGGTCGCGTTCTTGTCTTACGTGTTCCTGGCGTTGAAGTTCGACTCCGGCTATCAGCTGAGCGGTGGCCAATACGTGCCGACAGCGGAGTCGGTCAACAGCTACCTGCCGCGGTACATGGACTGGTCCGTCACGGTCCCGCTGCTCATGGTCGAAGCTCTGGCTGTCTCCACCCTGACCGGCGGCCGCGCCCGTCAGACCCGGCTCGTCGCCATGTCGGCCGCGTTCTTGATGATCTTTACCGGCTACCTGGGGGCGGGCGTCATCGGCAACGGCACCAGCTCCTCGGCGATGCTGCTGTGGGGCATCATCTCGACTGTCTTCTTCGCGCTGTTGTACGTCGTCCTGCTGGGGGTGCTGCGCGCCTCTCACGAGGGGATGAGCCCGGTCGCCTACCTTGGATACCGCAACGCGGTGTTCCTGCTGTTGTTGGTGTGGGTGTGGTACCCCATCGCCTACGGCATCCACAACTGGACCTCCGGTGGCACCGCGACCACGATCATCCAGGTTGGGTTCTGCGCTGCCGACATCGCGGCCAAGGCCGGTTTCGGAGCCATGATCCACAAGGTCGCCAAGGTGCGCACCGCCGACGACATGAACACCGGGGAGGGTGCCCACCCCGAGGACATCTGGGTGTCCTCGGTCAAGCTGGCCGCCGGAGCCCAGCCCGTGCTGGTCACCGCCGCATCCATGTCCGCCGAACGGGTCGTGGAAGCGGCCACGGATACGCCCCACCCGACGGCCGACTCCCTCCCGCCGCGTCGAGGCAAGCAGCCCCGCACCTGA
- a CDS encoding MarR family winged helix-turn-helix transcriptional regulator, whose product MPTEVPPGRGRAGQADAPSQDAQASADPVAQDVEAVLAACRSLVAISALSVTAVASEVNLVQLRILVLLASRDVASLGDLARLMGLHITRASRMCDRLVRKGLLTRQENTEDRRVLRVALTPSGRHIVDQVTQARRQAIAPILASMSPTARKELARSLRAFANASGALGPGVPNVADPSALGWQAWGGEPG is encoded by the coding sequence ATGCCCACGGAGGTCCCGCCAGGCAGGGGCCGCGCTGGTCAGGCCGACGCCCCGAGTCAGGACGCACAGGCCAGTGCTGACCCGGTTGCCCAGGACGTCGAGGCCGTCCTGGCTGCGTGTCGCTCTCTGGTCGCGATCTCCGCGCTGTCGGTGACGGCGGTCGCCAGTGAGGTCAATCTGGTGCAGCTGCGCATCCTGGTCCTCCTGGCCTCTCGTGACGTCGCCAGCCTTGGAGACCTCGCACGGCTCATGGGTCTACACATCACTCGCGCGAGCCGGATGTGTGACCGGCTGGTCCGCAAAGGCCTGCTGACCCGGCAGGAGAACACCGAGGACCGGCGCGTCCTGCGGGTGGCGTTGACCCCGTCAGGACGCCACATCGTCGATCAGGTCACGCAGGCCCGTCGCCAGGCCATCGCACCGATCCTCGCCAGCATGAGCCCCACGGCCCGCAAGGAACTGGCACGCAGCCTACGTGCCTTCGCCAACGCCAGCGGTGCCCTCGGGCCGGGTGTCCCCAACGTGGCCGACCCGTCCGCTTTGGGGTGGCAGGCCTGGGGTGGCGAGCCTGGCTGA
- a CDS encoding thiamine pyrophosphate-requiring protein, with the protein MADTVADFLLHRLRQWGVRQVFGYPGDGINGLLAAWGRADDDPQFVQARHEEMAAFEAVGFAKFSGQVGVCVATSGPGAVHLLNGLYDAKLDHVPVVAIVGQTERSAMGGSYQQEIDLLTLFKDVCSDYVQMCTVPQQLPNLLDRAIRVAASEHAPTCIIVPSDVLELTYEAPGHEFKQVPSSIGATSATVRPDDDAVARAAEILNAGEKVALLVGQGARGCVEELTQVADLLGAGAAKALLGKDVLSDDLPWVTGSIGLLGTTASYHLMMDCDTLLTVGSNFPYTQFLPPLDQARAIQIDRSAKWIGMRYPYELNLVGDAKVTLQALIPLLRRKDDRSWREGVESNVADWWSTIERQATIGADPVNPLTIFHELSTRMPTNAIIAADSGSAANWYARVLRFRGDVRGSLSGTLATMGPGVPYAIGAKWAHPDRPTIAFVGDGAMQMNGLAELITIKHYWQQWADPRLVVAVLHNNDLNQVTWEMRAMEGAPKFAPSQTLPDVDYAAFARSLGLAGVTVTDAAGLGPAWDAALSADRPTVIDVHCDPNVPPIPPHATADQVTSLAGAVLHGDEDAWSFARQGLKQKVQQYLPDLPHLPHSRRKES; encoded by the coding sequence ATGGCCGACACGGTCGCCGATTTCCTGCTGCACCGGCTGCGTCAGTGGGGGGTGAGGCAGGTCTTCGGGTATCCCGGTGACGGGATCAACGGGCTGCTGGCCGCGTGGGGCCGCGCCGACGACGACCCGCAGTTCGTCCAGGCGCGGCATGAGGAGATGGCGGCCTTCGAGGCCGTCGGGTTCGCCAAGTTCTCCGGTCAGGTCGGTGTGTGTGTCGCGACGAGCGGGCCGGGGGCGGTGCACCTGCTCAACGGCCTGTACGACGCCAAGCTCGACCACGTCCCGGTCGTCGCGATCGTGGGCCAGACGGAGCGTTCGGCCATGGGCGGGTCGTACCAGCAGGAGATCGACCTGCTGACGCTGTTCAAGGACGTGTGCAGCGACTACGTGCAGATGTGCACCGTGCCGCAGCAGCTGCCCAACCTGCTCGACCGGGCAATCCGCGTGGCCGCCTCGGAGCATGCACCGACGTGCATCATCGTCCCCTCTGACGTCCTCGAGCTGACCTACGAGGCCCCGGGTCACGAGTTCAAACAGGTCCCCTCGAGCATCGGCGCGACGAGCGCCACCGTCCGGCCCGACGACGACGCCGTGGCGCGGGCGGCCGAGATCCTCAACGCGGGTGAGAAGGTCGCCCTTCTTGTCGGACAGGGCGCCCGGGGCTGCGTCGAGGAGCTGACCCAGGTCGCCGACCTGCTCGGCGCCGGCGCCGCCAAGGCGCTGCTGGGCAAGGACGTGCTGTCCGACGACCTGCCCTGGGTGACCGGCTCCATCGGCCTGCTGGGCACCACCGCGTCGTACCACCTGATGATGGACTGCGACACCCTGCTGACGGTCGGGTCCAACTTCCCGTACACCCAGTTCCTGCCGCCCCTGGACCAGGCCCGTGCCATCCAGATCGACCGGTCGGCCAAGTGGATCGGGATGCGCTACCCCTACGAGCTCAACCTCGTCGGGGACGCCAAGGTGACGCTCCAGGCCCTCATCCCGCTGCTGCGACGCAAGGACGACCGCAGCTGGCGCGAAGGGGTTGAGTCGAACGTCGCGGACTGGTGGTCGACGATCGAGCGACAGGCCACGATCGGCGCCGACCCCGTCAACCCGCTGACCATCTTCCACGAGCTGTCCACCCGTATGCCGACCAATGCGATCATCGCCGCCGACTCCGGCAGCGCCGCCAACTGGTACGCCCGGGTCCTGCGCTTCCGCGGTGACGTGCGCGGCTCCCTGTCCGGCACGCTGGCCACGATGGGCCCCGGCGTCCCCTACGCCATCGGGGCCAAATGGGCCCACCCCGACCGACCGACCATCGCCTTCGTCGGCGACGGCGCCATGCAGATGAACGGGCTCGCCGAGCTCATCACGATCAAGCACTACTGGCAGCAGTGGGCCGATCCCCGACTGGTCGTGGCGGTCCTGCACAACAACGACCTCAACCAGGTGACGTGGGAGATGCGGGCGATGGAGGGCGCGCCGAAGTTCGCCCCGTCGCAGACCCTGCCCGACGTCGACTACGCCGCCTTTGCCCGCTCCCTCGGGCTCGCCGGCGTCACCGTCACCGACGCCGCCGGTCTCGGACCGGCCTGGGACGCAGCCCTGTCGGCGGACCGCCCCACCGTCATCGACGTCCACTGCGACCCCAACGTCCCGCCCATCCCGCCGCACGCGACGGCCGACCAGGTCACGTCGCTGGCCGGCGCTGTGCTGCACGGCGATGAAGACGCCTGGAGCTTCGCCCGCCAGGGCCTGAAACAGAAGGTCCAGCAATACCTGCCCGACCTCCCCCACCTGCCCCACAGCCGACGGAAGGAGTCCTGA